One region of Catenuloplanes indicus genomic DNA includes:
- a CDS encoding CsbD family protein — MGTDDKIDNKVEEAGGKVKEHVGRATDDRDLEAEGKADQSSSHVKQAVEHVKDAFKS, encoded by the coding sequence ATGGGCACCGATGACAAGATCGACAACAAGGTCGAGGAAGCCGGCGGCAAGGTCAAGGAGCACGTCGGCCGCGCTACCGACGACCGCGACCTCGAGGCCGAGGGCAAGGCCGACCAGAGCAGCTCCCACGTCAAGCAGGCCGTCGAGCACGTCAAGGACGCCTTCAAGTCCTGA
- a CDS encoding zinc-dependent alcohol dehydrogenase: MKALCWEGVNKLAVRDVPDPQLRNEQDIVVKVRKTVTCGSDLHLIGGYIPFMSRGDVLGHEFVGEVVEVGAQVRKHRVGDRVVVSSFISCGKCWYCSQELYSLCDNGNTNPAITEALWGFSPGGCFGYSHAMGGFAGSHAEYIRVPFGDVGAFTIPDEVDDLRALFASDSASTGWMGADLGGVRPGDVVAIWGAGAVGQMAARASVLLGAERVLIIDRYDNRLDQAAKFAGAEPLNYLRDDTGSALLEATGGRGPDVCIEAVGMEAHTPGPQHAYDQVKQQLRLQTDRPAAVRDAIYQARKGGSVFVLGVYAGFVDKFPLGAMMNKGLTVRGAQMHGQRYIPMLLDRMARGELVTEHLATHVMPLDQGPEGYRMFKDKEDGCVRAVFEP; this comes from the coding sequence GTGAAGGCACTGTGCTGGGAAGGCGTGAACAAGCTCGCGGTCCGGGACGTGCCCGACCCGCAGCTGCGCAACGAGCAGGACATCGTGGTGAAGGTGCGCAAGACCGTCACGTGCGGCTCGGACCTGCACCTGATCGGCGGCTACATCCCGTTCATGAGCCGCGGCGACGTGCTCGGCCACGAGTTCGTCGGCGAGGTCGTCGAGGTCGGCGCGCAGGTCCGCAAGCACCGGGTCGGCGACCGGGTGGTGGTCAGCTCGTTCATCTCCTGCGGTAAGTGCTGGTACTGCTCCCAGGAGCTCTACTCGCTGTGCGACAACGGCAACACGAACCCGGCGATCACCGAGGCGCTGTGGGGCTTCTCCCCCGGCGGCTGCTTCGGCTATTCGCACGCGATGGGCGGCTTCGCCGGCAGCCACGCCGAGTACATCCGGGTGCCGTTCGGCGACGTCGGCGCGTTCACCATCCCGGACGAGGTCGACGACCTGCGCGCGTTGTTCGCCTCCGACTCCGCCTCGACCGGCTGGATGGGTGCGGACCTCGGCGGCGTGCGGCCGGGTGACGTGGTCGCGATCTGGGGCGCCGGCGCGGTCGGGCAGATGGCCGCGCGCGCGTCCGTGCTGCTCGGCGCGGAACGGGTGCTGATCATCGACCGGTACGACAACCGGCTCGACCAGGCCGCGAAGTTCGCCGGCGCGGAGCCGCTGAACTACCTGCGCGACGACACCGGGTCCGCGCTGCTGGAGGCGACCGGCGGCCGCGGCCCGGACGTGTGCATCGAGGCGGTCGGCATGGAGGCGCACACGCCCGGCCCACAGCACGCGTACGACCAGGTCAAGCAGCAGCTGCGGTTGCAGACCGACCGGCCGGCCGCGGTCCGGGACGCGATCTACCAGGCCCGCAAGGGCGGCAGCGTGTTCGTGCTCGGCGTCTACGCCGGGTTCGTCGACAAGTTCCCGCTCGGCGCGATGATGAACAAGGGCCTGACCGTCCGCGGCGCGCAGATGCACGGCCAGCGCTACATCCCGATGCTGCTGGACCGGATGGCGCGCGGCGAGCTGGTGACCGAGCACCTGGCCACCCACGTGATGCCGCTGGATCAGGGCCCGGAGGGCTACCGGATGTTCAAGGACAAGGAGGACGGCTGCGTGCGCGCGGTCTTCGAGCCGTGA
- a CDS encoding response regulator: MRVVLIDDHPMFLQGMELLLPKITDGRATVVAATQDAAAAAGLVLRTVADLALVDLHMPPPGGVRAIAAIRRTVPRTRIVAMSGDEHPEPVIEALRAGAEGFLPKTTDAEALLTPLLSVLDGWSVLPSWLLGSLITPAPANRPVPVRLDEAERRLLRSIAAGATTTEIAEELHVSERTVKRLTAALLRRLRVTSRTEAAALAGSTGLI, from the coding sequence GTGCGTGTCGTGCTGATCGATGACCATCCGATGTTCCTGCAGGGAATGGAGCTGTTGCTGCCGAAGATCACCGACGGGCGGGCGACCGTGGTCGCCGCGACCCAGGACGCGGCCGCCGCGGCCGGGCTCGTCCTCCGTACCGTGGCGGATCTGGCCCTGGTGGATCTGCACATGCCGCCGCCGGGCGGTGTCCGGGCGATCGCGGCCATCCGGCGGACGGTGCCGCGGACGCGGATCGTGGCGATGTCCGGCGACGAGCACCCGGAGCCGGTGATCGAGGCGCTGCGGGCCGGGGCGGAGGGCTTCCTGCCGAAGACCACGGACGCGGAGGCGCTGCTCACCCCGTTGCTGTCCGTGCTGGACGGCTGGAGCGTGCTGCCCTCCTGGCTGCTCGGCTCGCTGATCACGCCCGCGCCGGCGAACCGGCCGGTGCCGGTGCGGCTGGACGAGGCGGAGCGGCGCCTGCTGCGGTCGATAGCGGCCGGTGCGACCACCACCGAGATCGCCGAGGAGCTGCACGTGTCCGAGCGCACGGTGAAGCGGCTGACCGCGGCGCTGCTGCGCCGGCTGCGGGTGACGAGCCGGACCGAGGCCGCGGCGCTGGCCGGGAGCACCGGCCTGATCTGA
- a CDS encoding LCP family protein, whose product MVRTDPLWARLLVIFGAVLIVLSGGTLVAAHTVINRVTGSFTPGSLLEGAADAQDGPAGNDIDGAVNLLLVGIDARPEGSSETAVLSDTIIVLHIPQTHDQAYLISIPRDWLVEIPPYGKADFAGGAYKINSAFSYGYQVEGTELEKRSSGMTLLSTTLNKATGIRFNGAAIIDFAGFAGVIHALGGVDMCVDEEAESAHLGVDAAGKLVQGWYSEDYGIQLPAGVTPLVHKKGCRKMNATEALDYARIRKSLSDGDYGRQRHQQQLIKAIVKQATSRGVLTDLGKLDSLVKAAGDAFVLDTGGVPPADFLFTFKGVAASDLTLIKTNAGNVNTVLVDGIAYEDLDAKSLQMLAAAKSGTLSTFLIENPQFIARS is encoded by the coding sequence ATGGTTCGCACGGACCCGCTGTGGGCGCGACTGCTCGTGATATTCGGCGCGGTGCTGATCGTCCTGAGCGGTGGCACGCTGGTCGCGGCACACACCGTGATCAACCGGGTGACCGGGTCGTTCACGCCGGGTTCGCTGCTTGAGGGCGCCGCGGACGCGCAGGACGGCCCGGCCGGCAACGACATCGACGGCGCCGTCAACCTGCTGCTGGTCGGCATCGACGCCCGGCCGGAGGGCTCCTCGGAGACCGCCGTGCTGTCCGACACCATCATTGTCCTGCACATTCCGCAGACGCATGACCAGGCGTACCTGATCTCCATACCGCGGGACTGGCTGGTGGAGATCCCGCCGTACGGGAAGGCCGATTTCGCGGGTGGCGCGTACAAAATCAATTCCGCCTTCTCGTACGGATATCAGGTCGAAGGGACGGAACTGGAGAAACGCTCCAGCGGCATGACGCTGCTCTCCACCACGCTCAACAAGGCCACCGGCATCCGCTTCAACGGCGCCGCGATCATCGACTTCGCCGGCTTCGCCGGCGTCATCCACGCGCTCGGCGGCGTCGACATGTGCGTCGACGAGGAGGCCGAATCCGCCCACCTCGGCGTCGACGCCGCCGGCAAACTCGTCCAGGGCTGGTACTCCGAGGACTACGGCATCCAGCTGCCGGCCGGCGTCACGCCGCTGGTCCACAAGAAGGGCTGCCGGAAGATGAACGCCACCGAGGCCCTGGACTACGCCCGCATCCGCAAGAGCCTCAGCGACGGCGACTACGGCCGCCAGCGCCACCAGCAGCAGCTCATCAAGGCGATCGTGAAGCAGGCGACCTCACGCGGCGTCCTCACCGACCTCGGCAAGCTGGACAGCCTGGTCAAGGCGGCCGGCGACGCGTTCGTCCTGGACACCGGCGGGGTGCCGCCCGCGGACTTCCTCTTCACGTTCAAGGGCGTGGCCGCCAGCGACCTGACACTGATCAAGACGAACGCCGGGAACGTGAACACGGTGCTGGTCGACGGGATCGCCTACGAGGACCTCGACGCCAAGTCCCTGCAGATGCTCGCGGCGGCGAAGTCGGGAACGCTGAGCACGTTCCTGATCGAGAACCCACAGTTCATCGCCCGATCCTGA
- a CDS encoding MDR family NADP-dependent oxidoreductase produces MRIEKWVVRRHLDGLPNTEKIYEKVVEDVPVTLRADEMLFRTRYVSVDPYLHGLALETPIGEHMIADSIMEVVEAGPDAAFRAGDLVQGYGGWRSHVIGTGGEVLWQGESFPMVFPAYRLLNPAHYDDVLPVATALGVMGGPGITAWGTLAHFMTIRPDDTLVISGASGAVGTIVGQLAKRAGARVVGTTSSPEKAGFLTDLGFDAVVPFRHGDDPDRVREELLKAAPNGVDRYFDNLGGTITDVVFGMLTVHSQVAVCWQWATQVNRDYTGPRLLPYIMQPRTTIRGIFAHEWFTEENLTAMRDELGGMIRRGELRFRQTIYRGFDEIPAAYQSLYVDRSGNRGKVLVEL; encoded by the coding sequence ATGAGGATCGAGAAGTGGGTCGTCCGCCGGCACCTGGACGGGCTGCCGAACACCGAGAAGATCTACGAGAAGGTCGTCGAGGACGTGCCGGTCACGCTCCGGGCCGACGAGATGCTGTTCCGGACGAGGTACGTGTCGGTCGACCCGTACCTGCACGGGCTCGCGCTGGAGACCCCGATCGGCGAGCACATGATCGCCGACTCGATCATGGAGGTGGTCGAGGCCGGGCCGGACGCCGCGTTCCGGGCCGGCGACCTCGTCCAGGGCTACGGCGGGTGGCGCAGCCACGTCATCGGCACCGGCGGCGAGGTGCTCTGGCAGGGCGAGTCCTTCCCGATGGTGTTCCCGGCGTACCGCCTGCTGAACCCGGCGCACTACGACGACGTGCTGCCGGTGGCGACCGCCCTCGGCGTGATGGGCGGCCCGGGGATCACGGCCTGGGGTACGCTCGCGCACTTCATGACGATCCGGCCGGACGACACGCTGGTGATCAGCGGTGCCTCGGGCGCGGTCGGCACGATCGTCGGCCAGCTGGCGAAGCGGGCCGGTGCCCGGGTGGTGGGGACGACCTCGTCGCCGGAGAAGGCCGGCTTCCTCACCGACCTCGGGTTCGACGCGGTGGTGCCGTTCCGGCACGGCGACGACCCGGACCGGGTCCGGGAGGAGCTGCTCAAGGCCGCGCCGAACGGTGTCGACCGGTACTTCGACAACCTGGGGGGCACGATCACCGACGTGGTCTTCGGCATGCTCACCGTGCACAGTCAGGTCGCCGTCTGCTGGCAGTGGGCGACCCAGGTGAACCGCGACTACACCGGGCCGCGGCTGCTGCCGTACATCATGCAGCCGCGCACCACCATCCGCGGCATCTTCGCGCACGAGTGGTTCACGGAGGAGAACCTCACGGCGATGCGGGACGAGCTGGGCGGCATGATCCGCCGGGGCGAGCTGCGCTTCCGGCAGACGATCTACCGCGGTTTCGACGAGATCCCGGCCGCGTACCAGAGCCTCTACGTGGACCGCTCCGGCAATCGCGGCAAGGTCCTGGTGGAACTCTGA
- a CDS encoding Nramp family divalent metal transporter — MAVEQAVAVAPGTLRTRVARAAPWFGPAFVAAVAYVDPGNFATNFTGGAAFGYQLVWVIVAANLMAMLVQSLSAKLGLVTGRDLPELCRAHLPRPVSRGLWVQAELVAMATDLAEVIGGALALALLFGVPLPVGGAITCVVSFALLSLQQRGYRTFESVIAGMLGVILAGFLYTVLRSGAEGSALAAGMVPSFSGADSLLLATGILGATVMPHVIYLHSALAKTRTPGISGPRELRRALGFQRVDILLALGAAGLVNLAMLVIAARLFHGRAVGDTGTLEGIHAALGSTLDSAAALAFALALLASGFASSSVGTYAGQVVMQGFIRRRIPLTVRRGLTMAPAMVVLMLGVDPTTALVLSQVVLSFGVPFALVPLVLLTRRRDVLGEHVNRPVTTAAAWLVAGLIIALNVFLLIRTFTG, encoded by the coding sequence ATGGCCGTTGAGCAGGCCGTCGCCGTAGCACCGGGCACGCTGCGGACCCGGGTCGCACGGGCCGCGCCGTGGTTCGGGCCCGCGTTCGTGGCCGCGGTCGCGTACGTGGACCCGGGCAACTTCGCCACCAACTTCACCGGCGGCGCCGCGTTCGGCTACCAGCTGGTCTGGGTGATCGTCGCGGCGAACCTGATGGCGATGCTGGTCCAGTCGCTGTCCGCGAAGCTCGGTCTGGTCACCGGCCGCGACCTGCCGGAACTGTGCCGCGCGCACCTGCCGCGCCCGGTCAGCCGCGGCCTGTGGGTGCAGGCCGAGCTGGTGGCGATGGCGACCGACCTGGCCGAGGTGATCGGCGGTGCGCTGGCGCTGGCGCTGCTGTTCGGCGTCCCGCTGCCGGTCGGTGGCGCGATCACCTGCGTGGTCTCGTTCGCGCTGCTCAGCCTGCAACAGCGCGGCTACCGTACGTTCGAGTCGGTGATCGCCGGCATGCTCGGCGTGATCCTGGCCGGTTTCCTCTACACCGTGCTGCGCTCCGGCGCGGAGGGCTCGGCGCTGGCCGCCGGGATGGTTCCGTCGTTCTCCGGCGCGGACAGCCTGCTGCTGGCCACCGGCATCCTCGGCGCGACCGTGATGCCGCACGTGATCTACCTGCACTCCGCGCTGGCCAAGACGCGCACGCCGGGCATCTCCGGACCGCGCGAGCTGCGCCGCGCGCTGGGCTTCCAGCGGGTCGACATCCTGCTGGCGCTGGGCGCGGCCGGGCTGGTCAACCTGGCCATGCTGGTGATCGCGGCGCGGCTGTTCCACGGGCGGGCGGTCGGCGACACCGGCACGCTGGAGGGCATCCACGCGGCGCTCGGCAGCACGCTGGACTCGGCCGCCGCGCTCGCGTTCGCACTCGCGCTGCTGGCGTCCGGGTTCGCGTCGTCGAGCGTGGGCACGTACGCCGGTCAGGTGGTCATGCAGGGTTTCATCCGCCGGCGGATCCCGCTGACCGTGCGCCGCGGGCTGACCATGGCGCCCGCGATGGTGGTGCTGATGCTCGGCGTCGACCCGACGACCGCGCTGGTGCTGTCCCAGGTGGTGCTGTCGTTCGGCGTGCCGTTCGCGCTGGTCCCGCTGGTGCTGCTGACCCGGCGCCGGGACGTGCTCGGCGAGCACGTCAACCGGCCGGTCACCACGGCCGCGGCCTGGCTGGTCGCCGGTCTGATCATCGCGCTCAACGTGTTCCTGCTGATCCGCACGTTCACCGGTTGA
- a CDS encoding DUF2231 domain-containing protein, with the protein MQTRVRALGHPVHQMVIVFPLGLLVTGAIFDLVRLVTGNEIFGQVGFWNITAGLVGAIVAAVTGWLDWTSIPAGTRAKRIGLLHGTLNGLVLVLFAISWLLRLDGTHQPGALPFTLEVLALVAGSIAAWFGGELVDRLGIGVHEDAHPDAASSLT; encoded by the coding sequence ATGCAGACACGAGTGCGCGCACTGGGCCACCCGGTGCACCAGATGGTCATCGTCTTCCCGCTCGGTCTATTGGTGACCGGCGCGATCTTCGACCTGGTCCGGCTGGTCACCGGCAACGAGATCTTCGGCCAGGTCGGCTTCTGGAACATCACCGCCGGGCTGGTCGGCGCGATCGTCGCGGCCGTCACCGGCTGGCTGGACTGGACCAGCATCCCGGCCGGCACCCGGGCCAAACGGATCGGGCTGCTGCACGGCACGCTGAACGGCCTGGTGCTGGTGCTCTTCGCGATCTCCTGGCTGCTGCGCCTCGACGGCACGCACCAGCCGGGCGCGCTGCCGTTCACGCTCGAGGTGCTCGCGCTGGTCGCGGGCAGCATCGCGGCCTGGTTCGGCGGCGAGCTGGTCGACCGGCTCGGCATCGGCGTGCACGAGGACGCGCACCCGGACGCGGCCAGCTCCCTGACCTGA
- a CDS encoding LamG-like jellyroll fold domain-containing protein, with amino-acid sequence MPRPPLGPFLLAALLVLSIFVVPSGPASAAAATVHGLKGEYFRMSAPGARDFAEPGGVLLDPNIDLPGLAGTFQSLTGRTEHTTARWTGKLTAPATGDYTFHLIGDNGFRFFLDGQPVIDHWVGDWDVEQTSAPVRLTAGEAHDVRIEMFQDIGGANLYLRWSGAGLSKQIVPESAFTPPDGFQVFPVTFAVAKDGRTLTADFQGRVETAPSAASLKVEVDTVPMPIAAVSARNDRLTVTLAEKVLKDQRVRVTYDGAGGLVVGGETVPLVIRSAANASTQRLTTPWGDRVDRNKPLPEYPRPQLIRKDWLNLNGPWEFAGAEAGAAPVFGKRLDERIIVPYPVESLLSGIERREDHMFYRKLVTVPSDWSGKRIKLNFGAVDYHAKVWVNGTPVTEHTGGYTAFTADITDALRGRGPQEIIVAVTDTTGNDQPKGKQSLNPGGIVYTPSSGIWQTVWLEPVATTAIDDLVTTPDVPNSALTVTVRARTNAAVTATALDRQGRRVGTVSGTANTPLTLKITNPRLWSPDDPYLYDLDVTLTQGRSTDRVRGYFGMRQIEVSTVGGFPKLVLNGKPVFSLATLDQGFFPDGLYTAPTDQALRFDLEETKRLGFNAVRKHIKAEPARWYRHADELGLLVWQDFVSATIRTTAGQDAFLRQGREMMSQFHNFPSIIGWVVFNEGWGEWDRTATGQIADQVKAADPSRIVNAHSGVNCCDSKGDSGRGDVIDHHDYNNTDPAFPDATRVAMDGEHGGFTLRTPGHMWPGVPTVIYSGVADKAALTAKYVDNTGRFYLEAAGAELSGSVYTQITDLENELNGLWTYDRRDLKVDAAAVRAINQKVIAAGAAAGDDATFPGRGDWALDENTGTVARDTSGSRADLTLTGDTRWVPGVSGSALAFDGDGDAAETAGPVLDTSGSYTVAAWVSLDELPGNYASALSQDGRRTESPFYLQYGQGAFAFSTPGGNRARHVVTPDLHRWYHLAGVRDGNQIHLYVDGVRVATTTAGPVTVSTGALAVGRAKYAGTETDWWSGSIDDVHAYGRALTEAEVAALVTAGRR; translated from the coding sequence ATGCCGCGTCCGCCTCTGGGGCCGTTTCTGCTGGCCGCCCTGCTGGTCCTATCGATTTTCGTCGTCCCCTCCGGCCCGGCGTCCGCCGCGGCGGCCACTGTGCACGGTCTGAAGGGCGAATACTTCCGGATGTCCGCGCCCGGCGCGCGGGACTTCGCCGAGCCGGGCGGCGTGCTGCTCGACCCGAACATCGACCTGCCCGGCCTGGCCGGCACCTTCCAGTCGCTGACCGGGCGGACCGAGCACACCACGGCCCGCTGGACCGGCAAGCTCACCGCGCCGGCCACCGGTGACTACACGTTCCACCTGATCGGCGACAACGGCTTCCGGTTCTTCCTGGACGGGCAGCCGGTGATCGACCACTGGGTCGGCGACTGGGACGTGGAGCAGACCAGCGCGCCGGTCCGGCTGACCGCGGGTGAGGCGCACGACGTGCGGATCGAGATGTTCCAGGACATCGGCGGCGCGAACCTGTACCTGCGCTGGTCGGGCGCCGGGCTCTCGAAGCAGATCGTTCCGGAGAGCGCTTTCACGCCGCCGGACGGCTTCCAGGTCTTCCCGGTGACGTTCGCCGTGGCGAAGGACGGCCGCACGCTGACCGCCGACTTCCAGGGCCGGGTGGAGACCGCGCCGTCGGCCGCCAGCCTCAAGGTCGAGGTCGACACCGTGCCGATGCCGATCGCGGCGGTGAGCGCCAGGAACGACCGCCTCACCGTCACGCTCGCCGAGAAGGTGCTCAAGGACCAGCGCGTCCGGGTCACCTACGACGGCGCGGGCGGCCTGGTCGTGGGCGGCGAGACCGTACCGCTGGTGATCCGCTCAGCGGCGAACGCCTCGACGCAGCGCCTGACCACGCCGTGGGGTGACAGGGTCGACCGGAACAAGCCGCTGCCGGAGTACCCGCGTCCGCAGCTGATCCGCAAGGACTGGCTGAACCTGAACGGCCCGTGGGAGTTCGCGGGCGCGGAGGCCGGTGCGGCGCCGGTCTTCGGCAAGCGGCTGGACGAGCGGATCATCGTGCCGTACCCGGTGGAGTCGCTGTTGTCCGGCATCGAGCGGCGCGAGGACCACATGTTCTACCGCAAGCTCGTCACCGTCCCGAGTGACTGGTCCGGCAAGCGGATCAAGCTGAACTTCGGCGCGGTCGACTACCACGCGAAGGTCTGGGTGAACGGCACGCCGGTCACCGAGCACACCGGCGGGTACACCGCGTTCACCGCGGACATCACGGACGCGCTGCGCGGCCGCGGCCCGCAGGAGATCATCGTCGCGGTCACCGACACCACCGGCAACGACCAGCCGAAGGGCAAGCAGTCGCTGAACCCGGGCGGCATCGTCTACACGCCGTCGTCCGGCATCTGGCAGACGGTGTGGCTGGAGCCGGTCGCCACGACCGCGATCGACGACCTGGTCACCACGCCGGACGTGCCGAACTCGGCGCTGACCGTCACGGTCCGTGCCAGGACGAATGCCGCGGTCACCGCGACCGCGCTGGACCGGCAGGGCCGCCGCGTCGGCACGGTGAGCGGTACCGCCAACACGCCGCTCACCCTGAAGATCACCAACCCGCGGCTGTGGAGCCCGGACGACCCGTACCTCTACGACCTCGACGTCACGCTCACCCAGGGCCGCAGCACCGACCGGGTCCGCGGCTACTTCGGCATGCGGCAGATCGAGGTGAGCACGGTCGGCGGCTTCCCGAAGCTGGTGCTGAACGGCAAGCCGGTCTTCTCGCTGGCCACGCTGGACCAGGGCTTCTTCCCGGACGGCCTGTACACCGCGCCGACCGACCAGGCGCTGCGCTTCGACCTGGAGGAGACCAAGCGGCTCGGCTTCAACGCGGTCCGCAAGCACATCAAGGCCGAACCGGCCCGCTGGTACCGGCACGCCGACGAACTCGGCCTGCTGGTCTGGCAGGACTTCGTCTCCGCGACCATCCGCACCACGGCCGGCCAGGACGCGTTCCTGCGCCAGGGCCGGGAGATGATGAGCCAGTTCCACAACTTCCCGTCGATCATCGGCTGGGTGGTCTTCAACGAGGGCTGGGGCGAGTGGGACCGCACCGCCACCGGGCAGATCGCCGACCAGGTCAAGGCCGCCGACCCGTCCCGGATCGTGAACGCGCACTCCGGCGTGAACTGCTGCGACTCCAAGGGCGACTCCGGCCGCGGCGACGTCATCGACCACCACGACTACAACAACACCGACCCGGCGTTCCCGGACGCGACCCGCGTCGCGATGGACGGCGAGCACGGCGGCTTCACGCTCCGCACGCCCGGTCACATGTGGCCCGGCGTGCCCACCGTGATCTACAGCGGCGTCGCGGACAAGGCCGCGCTCACCGCGAAGTACGTGGACAACACCGGCCGCTTCTACCTCGAGGCCGCGGGCGCGGAGCTGTCCGGTTCGGTCTACACCCAGATCACCGACCTGGAGAACGAGCTCAACGGCCTGTGGACGTACGACCGGCGGGACCTCAAGGTGGACGCGGCCGCGGTCCGGGCGATCAACCAGAAGGTGATCGCGGCCGGTGCCGCCGCGGGCGACGACGCCACGTTCCCCGGACGGGGTGACTGGGCGCTGGACGAGAACACCGGCACGGTCGCCCGCGACACCAGCGGCAGCCGGGCCGACCTGACGCTGACCGGCGACACCCGGTGGGTGCCGGGCGTGTCCGGCTCCGCGCTCGCGTTCGACGGCGACGGCGACGCGGCCGAGACCGCCGGCCCGGTCCTGGACACCTCCGGTTCGTACACGGTCGCGGCCTGGGTCTCCCTGGACGAGCTGCCCGGCAACTACGCCTCGGCGCTCAGCCAGGACGGGCGCCGCACGGAGAGCCCGTTCTACCTGCAGTACGGCCAGGGCGCGTTCGCGTTCAGCACCCCCGGCGGCAACCGGGCCCGGCACGTCGTCACGCCGGACCTGCACCGCTGGTACCACCTGGCCGGCGTCCGCGACGGCAACCAGATCCACCTCTACGTCGACGGCGTCCGGGTCGCCACCACCACGGCCGGCCCGGTCACGGTCAGCACCGGCGCACTGGCGGTCGGCCGAGCGAAGTACGCCGGCACCGAGACCGACTGGTGGTCCGGCAGCATCGACGACGTCCACGCCTACGGCCGCGCCCTCACCGAGGCCGAGGTGGCCGCGCTCGTCACCGCCGGACGCCGCTGA
- a CDS encoding ChaB family protein: protein MPAREDMPSTLKRSPKKAQDTYAKTHDSAVEQYGEGERAHRTAFSAVKHSFEKVGDHWEPKEKKGPSDAKAAGGRATRARTAGGVDANASKAHLMDVAKRLEIRGRSRMTKPELVDAIQKANDASTRKARGGR, encoded by the coding sequence ATGCCGGCCCGTGAGGACATGCCGAGCACGCTGAAGCGCTCGCCGAAGAAGGCACAGGACACGTACGCGAAGACGCACGACTCGGCCGTGGAGCAGTACGGGGAGGGTGAGCGCGCGCACCGGACCGCGTTCTCCGCGGTCAAACACTCGTTCGAGAAGGTGGGCGACCACTGGGAGCCGAAGGAGAAGAAGGGGCCGAGTGACGCGAAGGCGGCGGGCGGGCGGGCCACGCGGGCGAGGACGGCCGGCGGGGTGGACGCGAACGCCAGCAAGGCGCACCTGATGGACGTCGCGAAGCGGCTGGAGATCCGAGGGCGGTCGCGGATGACGAAGCCGGAACTGGTCGACGCGATCCAGAAGGCGAACGACGCCAGCACCCGGAAGGCGCGTGGCGGGCGCTGA
- a CDS encoding LCP family protein: MAFGRKIPFWARIVLILAAVLVVASAGTVIGARVLINQATESIPQTTLIEGDARAPKREPGEAIDGAINLLLVGIDARADGGGSDGDSVRSDTIIILHIPETHDKAYLISIPRDWLVDVPAYPKNNFAGLSDKVNTAFSAGYAGGGDRLTKLGRGMELLATTLNKATGIQFNGAAIIDFNGFASVIHALGGVEMCVAEPAESAHLGVDSEGKLVQGWYSEAYGIQLPYGVQPFVHRAGCRTMSSTEALDYSRIRKSLPNGDYDRQQHQQQLIKAIVEKATTRGVLTDLSRLNDLVAAAGDAFVLDTGDAAVADYVFTLRGLRADDMVLLKTNAGKTNTQIINGTYFEVLDPTSMDMLRAAKDGTLAAFLTDHPEFAAEPAPSASATAKAN; this comes from the coding sequence ATGGCATTCGGGCGAAAGATTCCGTTCTGGGCGCGGATCGTGCTCATTCTCGCCGCGGTGCTGGTCGTGGCGAGCGCCGGAACGGTGATCGGCGCGCGGGTGCTGATCAATCAGGCGACCGAGTCGATCCCGCAGACCACGCTGATCGAGGGGGACGCCAGGGCGCCGAAGCGCGAGCCGGGTGAGGCGATCGACGGCGCGATAAACCTGCTGCTGGTCGGCATCGACGCCCGGGCGGACGGCGGCGGCAGCGACGGTGACTCGGTGCGCTCCGACACGATCATCATCCTGCACATCCCGGAGACGCACGACAAGGCGTACCTGATCTCGATCCCGCGGGACTGGCTGGTCGACGTCCCGGCGTACCCGAAGAACAACTTCGCCGGGCTCAGCGACAAGGTCAATACCGCGTTCTCGGCCGGGTACGCGGGCGGCGGTGACCGGCTGACCAAGCTCGGCCGGGGCATGGAGTTGCTGGCGACCACGCTCAACAAGGCGACCGGCATCCAGTTCAACGGTGCCGCGATCATCGACTTCAACGGGTTCGCCAGCGTGATCCACGCGCTCGGCGGCGTGGAGATGTGCGTCGCGGAGCCGGCCGAGTCCGCGCACCTGGGCGTCGACTCCGAGGGCAAGCTCGTGCAGGGCTGGTACTCCGAGGCGTACGGCATTCAGCTCCCGTACGGCGTGCAGCCCTTCGTACACCGGGCCGGCTGCCGCACGATGAGCTCGACCGAGGCGCTGGACTACTCGCGCATCCGGAAGAGCCTGCCGAACGGCGACTACGACCGCCAGCAGCACCAGCAGCAGCTGATCAAGGCGATCGTCGAGAAGGCGACCACCCGCGGCGTGCTCACCGACCTGAGCCGGCTCAACGACCTGGTCGCCGCGGCCGGTGACGCGTTCGTGCTGGACACCGGCGACGCCGCGGTCGCGGACTACGTCTTCACGCTCCGCGGCCTGCGCGCCGACGACATGGTGCTGCTCAAGACGAACGCCGGCAAGACCAACACCCAGATCATCAACGGTACGTACTTCGAGGTGCTGGACCCGACGTCGATGGACATGCTGCGGGCCGCGAAGGACGGCACGCTCGCCGCGTTCCTGACCGACCACCCGGAGTTCGCCGCGGAGCCCGCACCGTCCGCATCGGCCACGGCGAAGGCGAACTGA